The genomic segment CCAGGACTCCCCTGAACCCTGTAGTGCATAAGTGGCCCACCCATGTATGCAACAATTTCATTTTCACCGCTTTTCACCGTAAATTGACAAAAAGTTCCAGAGTTAAGAACACCAACAACGGTGTCATTACAGATGATAGCAAATTTACGAGCAGATCCGTAAAAATTATCCTCTCGCAAAACAAATATTGATGTTTCAAGTTTGCTGGGAGCTTTGGGAACAGTAAAGTCTGTTATCTTGGCATGATATGTGTTCGCCGAACATCCACCAAGAAAGACAATCATTAACAGCAAGAAAATTTTAACAAAACAAAATTTTTTTCGGACTAGATCATTATGGATGCAATAACTGAAATGTTTCATTTTATTTAAAATTTCCTCGAAGTCAAGATTTCATCTTGAAGCTTAATAAAGGCATTCTTGGTGGCTCTCTTGGCAGCTAAGGACATATCGTGCTTAAATTCAGAGAATTCAGCTTCACCTTCACCCGTTACCTTTGTCTGCCAAGTAATTTTTCCATCCTTGTCAACTGCCTTACAGTCAATGGTGATCGAAAATAAAGTTGGTGGCCATGTAAATACACTGCTTGATGACGAGTGAGTGATAAATTGTGGTGTAAAGATATAAGAGATTTTCTTAGAAGAAGCAGACAATATATCTACTTCAGAAGAAAGTTTATAAACACCTTCAAAGACATTGGACAAAACCTTCTTTAAGGCTGGCTCAGCTTCTCTGTAAGGGAAATATTTTACTTTGTCACCACCGCCTCCAGGTGTTGAAACTTCTTTCGCAAAATTTTCTTTTGAAATAAAATACCCAACATTTTTATCAATTTTGACGATGTTTGATTTGCTCAAATAATTGAGAGGTGGCGTTATATTTATAGAATGCCCACACCCGACAAGAAGTAGTAGCGGCAACAGTAGAATACTTTTTTTAAAAAATCTCATGCGTTTCCTTTGCGAAAATCCTTTTTAAATTAATGTGATAATTTCCAATATTGTTTCAGTAGCTTACGAACATATGTTGCGTCGAAAATTTACTTCATTGCTTTCCCAAAAGCAAGGGGCATGAAGGTTAGGCATGAAGAAAAATAAAGTTTCTTCAGGATTAATGACTTGAAAATACTTGTAAAGAAGGAGGTTATAGGGGCAGGCTTAGATGGGGGTGTTTTTGTTTGTGAGAAGAGAAATTCTAGTCATAGCTATTTGGGATAGGCTGTTGTCGAAATGGAGTATAGTGGAGGGATCGCCGCTCTTTGGCATCCCTGCCACCGCGGCATACCGCCCATCCATGGGCATAAAACACAAAAAGCCCCAAACTAAATTAATAGTTTGGGGCTTTGTATATAAAATTCGGCGGCGACCTACTCTCCCACACAGTCTCCCATGCAGTACCATCGGCGCTGAAGAGTAGGTAAGCGAGTGAAACGAGACTCCGTCATTCGTGTTCGGAATGGGAACGGATAAAGTCTCTTCTTTAGGTTTATGCTGCTCTTTCTAATATCCGCCGTTTCACTGCTCGCCATCTAACATCTCGTACCCGCCATTCCGCTCCGCTTCACTGCTGTTCTTTCTCCGTGTCCTCGGTAGTAGTGGTAAATGCTTTTTTACTGTTGAGAACAATAAGAAGAAAAGGGAATGTCGGATAAGTTTTCGGGAGTTACTGCTGGGGGAGTTGTAACATGAGGATAGGGCATCGCCGCTCTTTGGCATCCCTGCCACCGCGGCATACCGCCCATCCATGGGCATAAAACACAAAAAGCCCCAAACTAAATTAATAGTTTGGGGCTTTGTATATAAAATTCGGCGGCGACCTACTCTTCGACACCCCCCATGCAGTACCATCGGCGCTACGATAAGCGACCAAAGGGAGATCTTCGTCAAAGCGAACGTAGTGAGACTTCGAGAAAAGCGTTAGATAGCGACCATAGGGAGACCTTCGTCAAAGCGAGCGCAACGAGACTCCATCATTCGTGTTCGGAATGGGAACGGATAAAGTCTCTTCTTTAGGTTTATGCTGCTCTTTCTAATATCCGCCGTTTCACTGCTCGCCATCTAACATCTCGTACCCGCCATTCCGCTCCGCTTCACTGCTGTTCTTTCTCCGTGTCCTCGGTAGTAGTGGTAAATGCTTTTTTACTGTTGAGAACAATAAGAAGAAAAGGGAATGTCGGATAAGTTTTCGGGAGTTACTGCTGGGGGAGTTGTAACATGAGGATAGGGCATCGCCGCTCTTTGGCATCCCTGCCACCGCGGCATACCGCCCATCCATGGGCATAAAACACAAAAAGCCCCAAACTAAATTAATAGTTTGGGGCTTTGTATATAAAATTCGGCGGCGACCTACTCTCCCACACAGTCTCCCATGCAGTACCATCGGCGCTGAAGAGCTTAACTTCCGTGTTCGGAATGGGAACGGGTGGGGCCTCTTCGCTATGGCCACCGAAAAAAATTTGCTGACATTAAATACCCCATCGCCGCTAAAAAAGCTAGGGGAAAGTTTATTATCTGTCAATAAGTTCAGTATTTTCCTCTTTCACCACCGTCATCCTCTGCCATGCCCCCCTGTAATATCGCCATAGGGCAAGCATTCCTAAGGAGGCTATATAGAGTGAAATTAAGAGCCATGCGCTCCAGATACCTGCAGAAAAAACTGTTACAGCCAGATAGAGGGGGAGGCCAAGAACAAAGATGCCCAGAATACCTATGGCCCACATAATAAAGCGGGTATCACCGGCGCCTTTTACAGCCCCGGAATAGACAATGTAGAGGGTGTCAAAAGCACAGTAGATCACCACGAAGCGGAGGAGCACCTTGCCCATCTCCTTGATGGCGACAAAATCGGCGCCACCGTCTGCGGGTTCAAAGATGTTTATAAAGGTTTCGGGAATGAAGAGAAAGAGGAGGCAGAGTGAGGCCGTCCAGACAAGAGCGATATGGAGGCAGCTTGTTGTCACCTGAATGGCATCTTCCTTTTGGCCCCGGCCAATAGCCTGGCCCACCAGGGTTGATACGGCAATGCCGAGTCCCATCAGGGGAATAAAGAAGATAGAGTTAATGGCAAAGACAATATTAGATGCGGCCAGTTCCACCTTGCCGATTTTTCCAACCATAAAGATAAAGAAGGTGAAGGTAAAGAGCTCAAAAAACATATTTACTCCGGCGGGCAGACCATAGGTCATCATCTGCTTAAAGAGAGCAGGCTTAAAAGAGCGTGCCCTCCATACGGCAAAGCTTGCATCGTTTTTTCTGGTAAAGACCAGGTAGGCAAACATGAACATCTGCATGGTCCAGGCAGAGATGGTGGCAATTCCGGCTCCGGCAATACCGAGTTGTGGAAATGGTCCTATACCAAAGATCAGGGCATAATCAAGGGGGATATTGATAAGCACTGCCACTGTATTAACAATCATAATTGGCCGGGTAAGGCCGCGACCGGAGAAGAAGCAGCTGAGTGCAGATGAGAGTATGGCGGAACCACTGCCGAGGCTGAGAATACGGAAGTATGTTATCTGGAGTTCCTCCACTGCCTGACCATGGCCCACCAGAGAAAAGAGAGGAGGAGCGATAAACCACAGTGATGCCAGTACGCCAGCGGCAAAAATCGATAACCATATCGACTGCCAGAGCACTGCCCCTACCCGTTCATTTTTTCCGGCGCCGCTATACTGGGCGATAAAGACATTGGTGTAACTGACAATTCCTATAAAAAATAACAAGACGACCAGGTTGGCCATGGCGGCAGGTGTTGCCGCGGCAATGGCATCCAGAGAGTAGCGGCTTAAAAAAACACGGTCGGTAAATTCCATAGGGTGGTTGAGCCCATGCTCACCACCAGTGGTAGTCCTACTTTCAACACATCTCTATAGCCATGTGGTTCGTTCCAGCGTTTTACTTGTAAAATCATTCCTACAACTCTCTCTTATAAATTTTCCATCGGCAAGTCTGTCTTCTTGGCTCATATGAACTTTTCATATCATCTACCCTAGCATACAATTTCAGAGGGGGAAGAACTACAGATAAGGGCAAGATAAGTAAAGGAGAGTTTCCCGCTTCGCCACTCCGCTCCGCTTTACTGCCGCCATTCCGCTCCGCTTCACTGCCGCCATTTCGCTACGCTTCACTGCCGCCATTTCGCTATGCTTCATTGCTGCTCTTTTTTTGTCCTCCCAGGGTATTGCGTCTCCATGCCATCCCTGGCACCGACGCGGCTCATCCATGGGCATTGCTGCTCCTTGGCTGAGCCATCGCAGCATACCTCCCATCCCTGGGCATATAATCCAAAAAATGTTTAGACGAAGAAAAGCACCTAGCGCTGAGCTATTAGAGACGAATTGTTGGGGGAAGGATGGAATTGCTGAAAAAAAGGTGCTTGATTTTTTTGGGGCAAGGAGATATCTACACTCTTACAAAAACTCGGATGAACATAGCAGGAGAGATTTTTCCCATGGCAGTACGGATGGGGAAGGCACCGAAGAAGTAAATCTTTCAGGTCAAAGGACTGCTATGGGACGAGCCTCTGGAGAGTCTCATTATGGGCACCGAAGGAGCAAGCCAGCGTGTAGCTGGTGAACCTCTCAGGTACAAGGGACAGAGTGTAGCAGGTACCAATGACCGTTACCCTTGTTGTAATTTTGCCATTGATACCCACTATTTTAGCGGGAGTCATCCCACCTCTTACCGTTTTTCCCCTATCCGAATTTTGTTTTTATGTTTTTTTAAAACAGGAGAATAAAATTGGAACGTTTTACATTAATTCTGGAACAGATTGATTCCTTCGTCTGGGGTCCGCCCCTCCTCATTCTTTTGGTGGGTACCGGTCTCTACCTGACCATGCGTCTTGGCCTGATTCAGGTGGTCCGTCTTCCTCTGGCCCTGAAGTATGTTTTTGCAAAGACTCAGGAGAAGGGGATGCAGGGCGATGTCTCAAGCTTTGCCGCTCTCTGTATAGCCCTCAGTGCGACCATTGGTACCGGCAATATTGTCGGGGTGGCAACGGCAGTCAAGGCCGGGGGGCCCGGCGCTATCTTTTGGATGTGGGTCGCTGCCTTTTTCGGTATGGCAACCAAGTATGCCGAGGGACTTTTGGCCGTGAAGTACAGGGTTGTTGATGCCAACGGGGAGATGTCCGGTGGCCCCATGTACTATATCGAGCGTGGCCTGAACAACCGTTTTCTGGCCAAGATGTTTGCCCTTTTCGGTATCGGTGTGGCCTTTTTTGGCATTGGCACCTTTGCCCAGGTCAACGCCATCAAGGATGCCGCCAATCTTACCTTCCATATTCCTGTTCCTGTTATAGCCGTGGTTCTCACCGTACTGGTGACCATGGTAACCCTGGGCGGGGTCAAGAGCATTTCCCGAGTAGCGTCCCGTATCGTTCCCTTCATGGCCCTCTTTTTTATCCTGCTTTCAGGGCTGATTATGTTCCTCAACATTGGCCAGATCCCTGCAGCCGTCTCCCTGATTATTGAGAGCGCCTTCAACCCTCAGGCAGCCTTTGGTGGTGCCGCCGGTATTTCGGTGATCATGGTGATGAGAAGTGGAATTGCCCGCGGTGTTTTTTCCAATGAGTCCGGCCTCGGGTCTGCCCCCATTGCAGCGGCTGCAGCCAAGACGGATTCATGTGTCCACCAGGGACTTATAGCCATGACCGGCACCTTTTTTGACTCCATCGTTATCTGTACCATGACCGGTATCGTTATTGTTATGACTGGCTGTTGGAACGATCCTGCCCTTGCCGGAGCGGCCATGACTAATATGGCCTTCAACACAGGTCTGGGTAGTGATATTGGTCAGTATCTGCTGACCATCGCCTTGATCTTTTTTGCCTTTACCACCATCCTCGGTTGGAACTACTATGGCGAGCGTTGCACCGAATACCTCTTCGGGGTTAAGGCAATCAAGGGCTATAAGATCATCTATATCGCTTTGGTAGCCTCCGGCTCCTTCCTGCAACTGGGACTGATCTGGACCCTGGCCGATATCGTCAACGGTCTGATGGCCATCCCCAACCTCATCGGCCTCCTCGGCCTCAGTGGCGTCGTCGCCTCCGAGACCAAGGCCTACTTCGCTGACCTGAAAGAGAAGCAGGGTGCCATGGGCGCTAAGCCCGAGGCCCAGCCCGCCATGCGTGCGACTGAATAGGTAGATTTTCACCTGTAAACTGAGTCGGTCGAAACTACGGTTTCGACCGACTTGGTTAGGGCGAAAAAGCTGTAAGCGATAAGCTGTCAGCTGTCAGTAAAAAAGCTATCAGTAAAAAAGCTATCAGCTGTCAGA from the Desulfotalea psychrophila LSv54 genome contains:
- a CDS encoding MATE family efflux transporter; this translates as MEFTDRVFLSRYSLDAIAAATPAAMANLVVLLFFIGIVSYTNVFIAQYSGAGKNERVGAVLWQSIWLSIFAAGVLASLWFIAPPLFSLVGHGQAVEELQITYFRILSLGSGSAILSSALSCFFSGRGLTRPIMIVNTVAVLINIPLDYALIFGIGPFPQLGIAGAGIATISAWTMQMFMFAYLVFTRKNDASFAVWRARSFKPALFKQMMTYGLPAGVNMFFELFTFTFFIFMVGKIGKVELAASNIVFAINSIFFIPLMGLGIAVSTLVGQAIGRGQKEDAIQVTTSCLHIALVWTASLCLLFLFIPETFINIFEPADGGADFVAIKEMGKVLLRFVVIYCAFDTLYIVYSGAVKGAGDTRFIMWAIGILGIFVLGLPLYLAVTVFSAGIWSAWLLISLYIASLGMLALWRYYRGAWQRMTVVKEENTELIDR
- a CDS encoding alanine/glycine:cation symporter family protein, with translation MERFTLILEQIDSFVWGPPLLILLVGTGLYLTMRLGLIQVVRLPLALKYVFAKTQEKGMQGDVSSFAALCIALSATIGTGNIVGVATAVKAGGPGAIFWMWVAAFFGMATKYAEGLLAVKYRVVDANGEMSGGPMYYIERGLNNRFLAKMFALFGIGVAFFGIGTFAQVNAIKDAANLTFHIPVPVIAVVLTVLVTMVTLGGVKSISRVASRIVPFMALFFILLSGLIMFLNIGQIPAAVSLIIESAFNPQAAFGGAAGISVIMVMRSGIARGVFSNESGLGSAPIAAAAAKTDSCVHQGLIAMTGTFFDSIVICTMTGIVIVMTGCWNDPALAGAAMTNMAFNTGLGSDIGQYLLTIALIFFAFTTILGWNYYGERCTEYLFGVKAIKGYKIIYIALVASGSFLQLGLIWTLADIVNGLMAIPNLIGLLGLSGVVASETKAYFADLKEKQGAMGAKPEAQPAMRATE